A window of the Mauremys reevesii isolate NIE-2019 linkage group 26, ASM1616193v1, whole genome shotgun sequence genome harbors these coding sequences:
- the DOHH gene encoding deoxyhypusine hydroxylase, translating into MVTEEEVEAVGRTLVDTMQPLKARFRALFTLRNVGGRAAIDWISQAFGDESALLKHELAYCLGQMQDERAIPCLVRVLQDTSQEPMVRHEAGEALGAIGNPQVLDVLRRYSEDPVIEVAETCQLAVKRLEWLQKNKEAPGASPYLSVDPAPPAEEKDVAKLRETLLDESRPLFDRYRAMFALRNLGGEAAALALADGLVCGSALFRHEIGFVLGQMQHEACVPQLTAALESAAENPMVRHECAEALGSIAKASCLETLRAFAQDGERVVRESCEVALDMYNYANGPEFQYADGLSKLQASG; encoded by the exons ATGGTGACCGAGGAGGAAGTGGAGGCCGTCGGCCGGACGCTGGTGGACACGATGCAGCCCCTGAAGGCTCGTTTCCGAGCCCTTTTCACCCTGCGCAATGTGGGCGGCCGTGCTGCCATCGACTGGATCAGCCAGGCTTTTGGGGATGAGTCTGCCCTTCTGAAACACGAGCTGGCGTACTGCCTGGGGCAGATGCAGGATGAGCGCGCCATCCCCTGCCTGGTCCGGGTGCTGCAGGACACCAGCCAGGAGCCCATGGTGCGCCACGAAGCAG GGGAAGCTTTGGGAGCGATCGGGAACCCCCAGGTGCTGGATGTTCTCAGACGTTATTCGGAAGACCCGGTGATTGAG GTAGCCGAGACCTGCCAGCTGGCGGTCAAGAGGCTCGAATGGCTGCAGAAGAACAAGGAAGCACCTGGCGCCAGCCCCTACCTGTCTGTGGACCCGGCTCCCCCTGCCGAGGAGAAGGACGTCGCCAAGCTGCGGGAGACCCTGCTGGATGAGTCGCGCCCGCTGTTCGATCGGTACCGTGCCATGTTCGCCCTGAGGAACCTGGGGGGCGAGGCCGCGGCGCTGGCGCTGGCTGACG GCCTGGTGTGCGGCAGTGCCCTTTTCCGCCACGAGATTGGCTTCGTCCTAGGCCAGATGCAGCACGAGGCCTGCGTGCCCCAGCTGACGGCGGCACTGGAGAGCGCGGCGGAGAACCCCATGGTGCGGCACGAGTGTGCGGAGGCGCTGGGCTCCATCGCCAAGGCGTCCTGCCTGGAGACGCTGCGGGCCTTTGCCCAGGATGGGGAgcgggtggtgagggagagctgCGAGGTGGCCCTGGACATGTACAACTACGCCAACGGGCCCGAATTCCAGTATGCCGACGGGCTGAGCAAGCTGCAGGCCTCgggctga